The following are from one region of the Quercus robur chromosome 1, dhQueRobu3.1, whole genome shotgun sequence genome:
- the LOC126692707 gene encoding uncharacterized protein LOC126692707, with the protein MTPFEALYGFAPPRLLDYILGTTKVDSVDVHLHTRQQLISLLKQNLVAAQERMKATANKHRTVREFTIGDWVYLKLQPYKQMSLRQKRLGKLPPRCYGPFQIDILQKVGSVSYRLDLPPESRLHPTFHVSCLKGRLGQHVVSLPSLPPVDSEGIIRPELVAVLQERTHHLRNRSITQVLVQWQGEQVEDATWESLYLLQQQFPHLVGKVL; encoded by the exons ATGACACCTTTTGAGGCTTTATATGGTTTTGCCCCACCCAGACTCTTGGATTACATTCTAGGCACCACTAAAGTTGATAGTGTGGATGTGCATCTGCATACTAGACAGCAGCTCATTTCTTTATTGAAGCAGAACCTGGTGGCAGCTCAGGAGAGGATGAAGGCTACTGCTAATAAGCATAGGACTGTGAGAGAGTTTACAATAGGTGATTGGGTGTACCTCAAGTTGCAGCCATACAAACAGATGTCCTTGAGGCAGAAACGTTTAGGGAAATTGCCACCTAGATGTTATGGTCCTTTCCAGATTGAT ATATTGCAGAAGGTTGGCAGTGTATCTTATAGATTGGATTTGCCCCCTGAATCAAGGCTTCATCCCACCTTCCATGTTTCCTGTTTAAAAGGCAGGTTGGGTCAGCATGTGGTATCTCTTCCTTCCTTACCTCCTGTGGACTCTGAGGGCATCATCAGACCAGAACTTGTAGCTGTTTTACAAGAAAGGACTCATCACTTGAGGAACAGGTCTATCACTCAGGTTTTGGTTCAATGGCAAGGGGAACAAGTGGAGGATGCTACTTGGGAGAGTTTGTACTTACTGCAACAACAATTCcctcaccttgtgggcaaggtgctttaa